A window of Anaerolineae bacterium genomic DNA:
GCGGCGCTGGGCACGATGGTGTTCCTGGCAGGCGTCCTCTTCATGCCCGACACCAGAGGCCAGGCCCACGGCCTCAACTCGGCCCAGAGCCTGTCCGGCTACGGGACCATCATAAGACGCCCTCCGGTGCTCCTACTGGGAGCCCTGCGCTTCGTGCCCACCGCCTACTGGGGTACGGCGGCGCTGCTCTTACCCCTCCTCATATACCGTGTCTCCCATTCTCCCGCCATCGCCGCCTACTACGGTACCGTGAGCCTGCTCTTCGCCTCCGCCTGCCAGCTGGCAGTAGGAAGGCTGAGCGACCGCATGGACCGCACCCGTCTGGTAGTGGCCCTGAGCGCCCTGATCGTGCTGGCGTCGCTCGCTGCCTCCGCCGTCACCGATAGCCTGATCGGCCTCTACCTCACCGGAGTGCTGGGCGCCGGCTTCGCCTGGGCCCTATCGGTCCCCATCCCCGGCCTGATTAGCCAGGTCTCGCCCGCCGGTGAGCAGGGACGCACCCTCGGCTTCACTCACATCTGCTGGTACTCGGGGATGATCGCGGGCACTCAGCTGGCGGGGTGGCTGGTCCAGGTGAACAGCGGCCTCCCCTTTCTGGTGATCGGTTTGTTCAACCTGACCGGCGTGGCCTGCGCGCTCATTCTGGCCCGCCAGGCGAGTCCTCCGCCCGAGGCTGATCGGAGTCGGTAGGGAGGAGCACCTTGGCTCGCAGCCACTTCGATCTGGTGGCTCGGTTCTACGACCGCCTCCTGCCCTACTCCGGTCCCGAACCCCTCCTCAGGCTATTAGCGGTAAGGGACGGGCACCGGGTCTTGGACGTGGGCGGCGGCACTGGCCGGGTGATCGGCACCTTCGGGTGCCAGTGCCTCCTAGTGGTGCTAGACGCCTCCTGGGCCATGGCGCGAGAGGCTACCGCCAAGGAGCTGCCCGCGTGTGTCGGTTGGGCAGAAACGCTGCCGTTCGCCGATGAGACCTTCGACCGGCTGGTGATGGTGGACGTCTTCCATCACCTGGACGACCAGGCTACGGCCGCGCGGGAGGTTGTGCGCGTCCTGGCCCCGGGCGGCATCGCCGTGATCGAGGAGCCCGACATTCGCCTGCGCCCGGTGAAGGCCATAGCCTTGGCCGAGCGACTCCTTCTCATGCGGAGCCGCTTCTACTCCGTGGCGGATATGGTTGCCATCTTCCGCCGAGCAGGGGCCGACACAGTGGAGCGACGGGAGGATCCACCCAACGTACGGCTGGTGATACGCCGGGGCGGCGGGACGCAGGGGGGCTCCGCTTCTCCCTCCAGCGCCGGGCCGGCAAGCTAATCGGGAGGAAAGATGAGACATGACCTGCACCCCGATCCCTTCCGCACCATGGTAGCTTTGGGCGAGAGCCACGTGGCCGGTGCCTCCGCCTCCAGTGAGGAGCGTCGCTGGGTGAATGTGACGGCTCGGCTCCTCGGTGAGTTCCAGGGGACCCCGGTAGCGCTCCACAACAAGGGCATTGGCGCCAACGCTATCTCGCCCCGGAGCCCGGGGTACCCCACGTCCGCCAAGCCCAGCGCCCTGGAGCGCTACCGTCAGGACGTGATCCCTTTGGAGCCAGACCTCTTCATCCTCTCCTACGGCCTCAACGACATGCGAGCGGGCATGCCGCCGGAGGACTTCCGCCAGGACATGAAGCAGATCATTGAGGACGTGCGGCAGGCCTGCAATCCGGTCATGGTCCTGACCACCGTCTACTACATGACTGCCTACGACCTCTATCCCCCGTACGATGTAGGCAGCATCGCCGCCAGCGAAGTCTACAACCTGGTCATCCGCCAGCTTGCTCGGGAGCAGGGCTGCATCCTGGCCGATATCTGGGAGGCCGAAGGCAGGGCGGATTGGGCGATCCATCCGGACACCGTGCACGCCAATGATCTCGGCCATGCTCTGATCGGCCACCGGGTCTTCGAGGCCATCGCCACCCGCTGCAGCGGAGTGGCCAAGGCAGTGACGGAGAGCCTGGCGGAGGCGAGGCAAGAGGTGGAGCGGACCATGGAGCAGAGGCGGCAGCCGCAAGACTACGGACGGCGGTGAGGGACAGCAGCGCCGGCTCGCACCCCGAGCCCTACCGAGGAGGTTCCAGAGGGCAGCCCGCATCGCGCCCCACAGGAAGCCCCTAGCGGCCCTGCAGGTCCTCCAGTGTGAGCCCGAGTTGACGCAGGATGGTCGACAGAGTCCTCGGAGCGATCTCGCGGGTGTGATGGGGCACTACGCTGATCCCGCCAGTACTGGGGTTACGCCAGATCTCGTGGCTGCCGCCGGCCTGACGCACGAACTCACAACCCAAACGGCGGAGTCTCTTCGCTAACTCGCCGTAGCGCATCAGGCCGCGACGAGTACATAGAGACTGAACTCCTCCGACACAGGCTGGAGGCGGGCGGGAAGCGGCATGTCGAGCTGCCTGTACGCCTCAAGCAACTCCCGGGCGACGACCGGCGCCTGCCCATACACATCTTCCATCGTCTCACCTTCCACCAGGAAGCCCGGGAGAGCGTCGCTGGTAGCCAGGTAGCCTCCGGTCTCTGTGCGCTCGATTCGGATCGGGAGAGCGAACAGCGTGGACATCTACTGCCACCTCTGCACGTCATCCTACCTCAAAGCGAAGGTCCGCAGCAAGACCTCGCAAGAGCTCAGGATCGGGGGGACAAGTCTTCGCGCGCGACCCCGCTCTGGTGCTTCGCTGGGCTTAGGTCACTCTCTTGAGGCGTCCGCCTCCAGGCGCGGCGGCACCCTGGCGGGGAGGTTTGCTGCCAGGGCCCTTTCGCGCGTGGGCGCGCGAACTCCTCGAGGGGTGCCGAGCTTCGAACAGGGGAGAAGGCCAAGCTGGTGCCCTCGTTACGCTCCGGGAAGGCTCCCGGCTCACTGGGAGACTGCGCCAGCCTGCCGAAGCCGGATTGGCTTGCCGCAGCCCGGCGATTCATGCCCAGGCTGACGCGCGGGCGTGGCCAGCTCCCCCGATCTTGAACGCATTCACGACCTCGATGGCCCCGCGTCCCGATCAGCCGGCGGGCTTCGCCCTCTCGAGCCGTCTAATCACGGTGTAGCTCATGGCCGCCAGGGCCAGACCGATGATCACCGGTCGGTCGTACCCGTCTACCGAGAACATCTCCGCGAACCGAGCCGTGGAGGTGAAAAGGATCAGCGGCGGCAGGGCGAACAGGAGGCCTATCACCGCCGACGCCGGCACGGATGCTGGCGAGCGCAGTCCCACGAAGATGCTGAAAACCATGATGACCGCAGCGCCCCACCAGCCCAGCAGAAACACAGCCTGCGCGGCGCGGACGGAGACGTCTCCTTGCCGGTCGAGGACGAAGGCGACCGCGACGAACAGGGCAGTCAAAGCGAAGGGGAGGACGAGCAAGCCCCGCAGCACCGCAGACAGCTCCATGCGGGGGAACGCCCGGACGATGGCCGAGCGGTCCTGCACCAGCGCTCTCACCCCCGACCAGAGAAGGACCATCGCGATGAGGGCGTCTACGATGACGATGAGAAGGTTTCTGGAGATCATCATTCCTCCGTGGCCGTGGGCGGCCAGGGGTGCCGGCCCAGGAACGTTTGGGCTGGTGGCTGGCCGCCCTGCGGAGGCCTGGGTCCTGCGCCTACGGCAGGGCGGCCCCCCGTGCCGTCCCTACAACCAACCTGTCGTCCGTAGGGCCAGAACCACTAGCCACACCGTAGCTCTGTGCGCTTGTGCCTGCCTTGCCGCTCTACCGACCGATGGCGTCACCCAGTACTCTAAGGGTGTTCTCCCCCAGAATCCTACGGATGTCGGCTTCGCCGTATCCTCGCTCCAGCAGTCCAGCGGTGATGCGAGGCATGTGAGTGGCATCGGGCAGGAGGGTCCCCCCTCCATCAAAGTCCGACCCGATGCTCACTGACTCCACGCCGGCCACCCTAGCCACGTGATCCACGTGGTCCAAGAACCTTTCCAGGCTGGGGTTCCGCTTATCCACGAACATGGGCACGAAGCTCAGTCCTATTACCCCGCCATTGCGGGCCAGAGCCCGGAGCTGATCGTCGCTCAGGTTGCGCGGATGGTCGCAAAGGGCGCGAGCGTTGCCGTGGGAGAAGATCACCGGGCGCGTTGTCACCTCCAAGGCGCTGAAGAAAGCCGACGGGCTGACGTGAGCCAGGTCCACCAGCATCCCCAGCCGGTTCATCTCCTGCACCAGCGCCCGGCCGTAGTGAGTCAGCCCCACCCCGTCGCGCGCCTCCAGGTTGCCATCGGCGGCGGCACTGCTGACGTTGTGGGTTAGCCCGATGGACCGGACCCCGAGTTCGTACAGGGATCGGAGGACGTTCAGGCTGTGCTCGGTGCCGTCGGCGTGCTCGATGGCGAGCACAATAGCTGGTGTGCCCTGCTGCCGGGCGCGAAGGATGTCGTTAGCGCGGCGCACTATGGCGGCGGCAGCGCCGCTCTGCTCCAGGTCGCGGAAGAGGTAGCCGAAACCGTCCATGGCGTAGGCCAGGTGGTTGTGCCGCGCTAGCGTCACGTCAACGGCGAAGAAGCCCGCATCGATGCCACCCTGCAGCATCTTGGGGAAGTTGATCTGGATCGGTTCTGCCCCCTCTCGAGGGGATTCATGCCCGCGCAGAAAGGAGATAGTGCCAGAGAAGCGGCCCTCGACCCCCTGATCGCCCTGGGCCAGGCTCAGGTTGCCGCGCCGTATGTGAGCCACGATAGTGTCGTTGTGGGAATCCACCACCAGTGCGTCGCGATGCAGCTCCTCGTAGCTCATATGTGTCCCCTCCCGCTGCCGGTAGGCACGATGGCCGAGTGGCGGCTAGGCCGCATTATAGCAGGAGGCAACCCTCCCGGCTCGGCGCGGTAGCTCGGCCCGAGGTCAGCAGATGAGCTTCTGCAGCGCCAGTGGCGGTCACGCCGCCCCGAACGGACAGAGAGGCGGGGAGCCCTACCTGGGCTCCCCGTAAGCGTGGTATGAAGGGGGGAACAGGAGACAAGAGGCGGTGGAATGGGGGGATTCCACCCGATGGTTGTGTCCTCTCTCCCTCGATTCACCTTAGATTGTGGCAAAGCCGCATTAAAAGCCCATAAAGGCAACCTTAGAGGTACATTACAGAAGCAGGAACCCGACGGCCTCAACACTACCTATGAGCCCCCTCTCATTCCCTGAGCGGACGCACGCCCTCCAGCCACTCCTGAGGAACCAGGCAGATGAAGCGAAGGCTATCCTCGCCCGTATTGGTGAAGTGGTGGGCCTCGCCTCCAGGCACCAGTACCGTGCTACCCTCGGCAATGGGTCTTTCTCCTCCATCGCTGACTACCACACCGCGGCCCGCCAGGACGAACACCTCGTGCTCCCACCAGTGGCTGTGGTGGGGCGTGCTGGCGCCGGGCTCCACCTCGAAGACACGCAGGTTGAAGATGGGCGCCCCCTCACGCGGCCCGATCACCAACCGCATGGTCACTCCCTCAGCGGCCACCTCCGCCGGTACTTCGCTGTAGTGCCGAACCCGTACCATCTGCCTTCCTCTCCCCTCTCACCGATCTTCGCTCACACGCTCTCGCCGTCGGTCGGGCCCATGATGGGCAGACGCACTCTGAACGTGCTTCCGCGGTTGAGTTCGCTCTCTGCCTCAATGGTGCCGCCATGCATATCCACTATCGCTTTCGAGATGTACAGCCCCAGGCCGGTGCCGCTCACGCCTGACTCGGTCACGTTATGGCCACGGAAGAAGCGCTGGAAAAGGTGGGGCAAATCATCGGCCGGTATGCCCACTCCCGTATCGCTGACGGCGATCTCCAGAGTCTTGCCGTCCACTTGACGGGCGGAGACGACGATCTTGCCTCCCGGCGGGGTGAACTTGACCGCGTTGCTGAGCAGGTTGCTCACCACCTGCTCCAAGCGCCGCGGATCTCCCCTGATCTCGGGCAGAGGGGGCTCTTCCTCCACCACCAAGTCCACCACTAGCTCCTCCAGCACCGGCTGGATGCGAGCAACGGAACTGCGCAGCAGCTCCCCTGGCCGGACCAAAGCCATCTCCATGTCGAACCGGTTGCTCTCCAGCCGCGACACGTCCAGGAGGTCGTCTATCAACCACTCCAGTCGCTCTCCGCTCTCGAAAACGGTTCCCAGGAACTCCTTCTGTAGCGGGCTCAGCAGGCCGGCTCCCCCATCCAGGAGGAGTTCGGTGTAACCCTTGATGGACGCCAGAGGAGTGCGCAGTTCGTGGGACACGCTGGCGAGGAACTCGGACTTCATCTCCTCCAGGTGAGCTCGCTCCCGCTCCGCCGCCTTGATGTCGGTGATGTCCTGGTACACCGCCACCGCCCCGGTGATATAGCCCTCCCTGTCGAGGATGGGCGCCGAACTAGCCCGCAGGTCCCGCCTTCTGCCGTCTCCCCAAAGCAGAATCACCTCTTCGGCGGCACAGACTTCACCGTGCCGAGCGGACCGGGCCAGGGGCAGCTCATCAGGATGGTAGGGACGAAGGTCGCCGTGGCATACCCTGGCAGCATCGCTATCCGTTGGCTGTGCGCCTCCGACCAGAGGATGGGCGCGGAGCCCCTCGGCAGCCCGGTTGGCGAGCTGCACTCGCCCCTCCCGGTCGCACACCACTATGGCCTCGGGTGCGCTCTCGATCACCGCTCTCAGCCGAGCGCGCTCTTCCTCCAGCTCAGCCGCGCGTTGCTGGCTCTCCGCCGCCAGTTCCTCGATGCGCCCTCGGGCCCGGACGGACGCCGTCACGTCCAGCAGGCAGAGCACCAGCCCCACCACTTCCCCCTTCGAGTTCTTCACCGGCACCAGGGACCAGTCCCAGTACTCAGGCCCGAACTCCCTGGAACGGGGGAAGGTAAAGCCCCGCTCGTGGAAGCGAACCGGAAGGCCCGAGTCCCGACCCCACTCGAATACCCGCCGGACTTCGAGGTCCGGCAGCACGTCGAAGAAGCTGCGGCCGACCAGGCTCTCGGCGGTGGTGCCGAGGGCATCAGCAAAGTTGGCGTTGACCCTCACCAGCTCCAGGCGGCGGTTGAGGTAGGCCAGGTAGGTGTCGGTGTTATCCATGATGGCCCGGAGCACGTCGCGCTCATGCTCCAGACTGGCGGCCAGCTCCTCCACTCGTTGGCGAGCCCTCACCGACTCGGTGACTTCCCGTGCCACGATGAGAACGTCCCGGCCCCCGTCAGGAGACTCAGAGGGCATCACCGTCACCCACCAATAGGTCAGCCCCCGGGGAAGCCCATCCAGCCTAGCTTCCTCCTGCTGGCAGGGGACACCGGTGTCCCTCACGGTTCGTATGGCATGGGCCAGGCGGCTGGCCTCGCCGTCTGGCACCAGGTCGCTTATGGGCACTCCAGGTACCGCCAGCGATCGGTAAGGCTCACCCAGGAGCGCCAGGCCCCCCGAGTTGATCCACTTGAGTCGCAGGCTCTCGCCGTCCACCACGGCCATACCCACGGGGATGCTGTCCGTCACCGACTGCAGGAACCGGCGATGCCGAATCTCGGCCTGGTATAAGCGGGATCTCTCCAGCGCCAGGGAGATCAACGCGGACAGATGGGTGGCAAACTCCCGCTGAGCCCGGGTGAAAGCCGTGGGACGGCAGTAGCTGAATGACAGCACCCCCTTGACGCGGTGGTCGGTAAGGAGTGGCACGCCCAGACAAGCCTGGTACCCAGCCTCAAGCAGCCACGAGCCTGGGCTAACCTGGGAGCTGGCAATATCCTCGATCATCACCAAGCGTCGCCTCTGAGCCACCCGACCACAGAGAGGAAACTGCGCCTCCGAGCCACGCCGACCCACGAGGCCCGGCACATGGCCGGAGGCGTAGGCGATCACCCACTCGTCCTGCTCGCGCAGGATCACAGCCACGGCGTCGGCCTTCAGGGCTTGCAGGCATTCCTGCATCACTGCCGCCATCATCATGTCGAGGTCGAAGGTGGCACTCACAGCGGCGTCGACCCGGTCCAGGGCCTCACTCAAGCTCCTGGCCTCCTGCAGCCGCCCCTCCACCCGCCCCCGATGGATGGCGTTGGCCACAGCCTCACCCACCATGTGAAGGAAATGAGCCTCTCGGTCGAAAGCGGCAGCGCCGGGCCGGACCCAGTCGAACCCGATGAACCCCAGGAGCTCGCCTGAGGCAACCAGAGGTAGCACGACCACGCTCTCTATGCTCTGGGCCCGGAGAATCTCCCTTTCCGCCTCCGCCTCTGGAGGCAGGCTGCTCACGTCAGGAACCACGATCGGTTCGCCGCGTCGGAGGTGTGCCATCCACCAGGGGAAGTCGGCGCTCGAAAGAGCTTGCAGCCGAAGGATCTGCGGCTCCACTCCGGGAGCACACCACTCGTGGGTGTTGTCCATCCAGTCGGTGCCATCCCGGAACAGAAAGACGTAGCTGCGGTCGGCCCCACAGAACTGGCCCGCCAGGCGCAGAGCCTCGTCTATGCCCTCGCCCAAGGCCTCGTAAGGCAAGCGCACCAGGTCGGTACAGATGCGCCGCACCAGTCGCTCTGCCGCCAGGTCGTCGCCGCGGCGGCCCTGCCGCTCGATCTTGCTCTCCTGCACTCGCTCCTCCGCGTGGTGACCTAGGATGATACAGGTTACCCGTTCCGGGGAGTCGGGCGCGGCGCTAGCGCGTGCCCGCGATCAGAAGGGGCTTCTTGCCCCCTCTCGCAGTACCTGTGCCTTCCCCCTGCTCCCTGGCCGACAGACACCCGTCCCCTTTGACAGCCGGCCGTACGATGCTAATGTGGTGCCCATCCTTCAACATGATGGACTGGAGCGCGACATGCACGACCAACTACGCATTCTAGCGTTCGGTGCCCATCCCGACGACTGCGACACGCGTGTGGGCGGGCTGGCTATTATGTACGCCCAGATGGGGCACAAGGTCAAGCTCGTGTCCCTCACGAACGGCGATACCGGGCACTACTCCATGGGCGGCGGCCCCCTGGCGCGCCGTCGCTACGAAGAGGCCCAGTGCGCCGCCCGAGTGGCCGGCATCGAGTACCAGGTGGTCGACATCCACAACGGGCAACTCATGCCCACTCTGGAGAACCGCTGGCTGGTGGTGCGCATCATCAGGGAGTTCCGCCCCGACCTGGTCCTCACCAACCGGCCCAATGACTACCACCCCGACCATCGCTACGCCTCCCAACTGGTGTCGGATGCTTCTTACACCGTCACCATCCCCAACGTGCAGGCCCTCACTCCCCACCTCATGTACAACCCGGTGGTGGCCTACTGGGGAGACAGCTTTCGGCGTCCTTACCCCTTCACCCCGGATGTGGCTATCAGCATTGACGACGTCATCGAGACCAAGCTGGACATGATCCACTGCCACACTTCGCAGATGTACGAGTGGCTGCCCTACAACCAGAACAGGCTCGATGAAGTGCCAGAGGGAGAGGCCGAGCGCCGCGCCTGGATGGCCAAGAGACGACTAGAGGCTTTCGCCCACGAGGCCGACCGGGCCCGGGATCTGCTCAAGAAGCTCTACGGCGAGGAGAAGGGCTCGCAGGTGAAGTACGCCGAGGCCCTCGAGTTCGGCGAGTACGGCGGCAAGGTGGACGAGGCCACATTCAGGAGACTGTTCCCCTTCTTCTAGACAGGTTATAGGTTACAGGTTATAGGTTACAGGGAGCAAGGTGCGCAGCGAGAGCCGGCTGGCTGGCCAAGGTCTCCTTCCTATCCCCTACCCCCTGTAACCTGTAACCTATAACCTACCCAGGAGGTATCATGTCCGAACCGCTTCGCATCCTGGCTTTCGGTGCCCATCCCGACGACTGCGACATCAGCATCGGAGGGCTAGCGGTCAAGTACACCCGCCTGGGGCACAAGGTCAAGTTCGTGTCCGTGACCAACGGCAACACCGGCCACTTCTCCATGGGCGGGGGGCCACTGGCACGCCGTCGCTACGAAGAGGCCCAGCGCTCCGCCGCTATCGCCGGGGTGGAGTATCAGGTCCTGGACATAAACAACGGGCAACTGCTGCCCACGCTGGAGAACCGCTGGACCATTGTCCGCATCATCAGGGAGTATGAGCCCGATCTGATCATCACCAACCGGCCCAACGACTACCACCCCGACCATCGCTACGCCTCCCAACTGGTGTCGGACGCCTCTTACACCGTCACCATCCCTAACGTGCAGGCCCTCACACCTCACCTGATGTACAACCCCGCGGTGGCCTACTGGGCCGACAACTTCCGGCGTCCTTACCCGTTTACTCCCGACGTCGCCGTGAGCATAGACGATGTCATCGAGACCAAGGTGGACATGCTGGACTGCCACGTCTCCCAGTTCTACGAGTGGATGCCCTACAACCAGAACAAGCTGGACCAGGTGCCCCAAGACGAGGCCGAACGGAAGCGGTGGATGGCGGAACAGTGGCTGCCGCCCATGGCCCGGGACGCCGATCGCTTCCGCGATCTGCTCAAGAAGCTCTACGGCGAGGAGAAGGGCTCGCAGGTCAAGTACGCCGAGGCCCTCGAATTCGGGGAATACGGCGGCAAGGTGGACGAAGCCACGTTCAAGCGCCTCTTCCCCTTCTTCTAGACAGGGTTACAGGTTGCAGGGGATAGGTTACAGGGAGTAGGGTGCGCAGCGAGAGCCGGCTGGCGGGCCAAGGTCTCCTCCCTATTCCCTATAACCTATAACCTGTAACCTATAACCTGTAACCTGTAACCTGCTCTCAGCAGGAGGTGCGGGCCGATGGCGAAGCATGGTGGCGGGCACGAGGCTGCCGCTTACCGGCTCATGCTCTGGCAGTACCGGCTTCAGGACCTATTGCATCTGGATCCACCCGAGCCCCACCTGGCCCAGGCTCCCATCCGGCCGGGGATGACGGTGGTGGACTACGGCTGCGGCCCGGGCCGCTACGCCGTTCCCCTGGCGCAGCGGGTGGGGCCGTCCGGCAAGGTGTACGCGGTGGACATCCAGCCATTGGCCATCGAGGCGGTCAGGAAGAGGATCGCCCGAGCCGGGCTGGCCAACGTCGAGCCCATCCTGGTGGACTCCTACCGTACCCCCATCGCCGCCGACAGCGTGGATCTGGTGGTGCTGCTCGACACCTTCCACGCCATCGGCGACCGTCCGGCATTGCTGCAGGAGATCCACCGGCTGCTGAAGCCCGATGGCCTGCTCTTCATGGACCCCGGGCACATGCCCATGGCCGAGGCGAGGGAAGCCGTGGAGGGCAGCGGCCTCTTCCGGGTGAAGCAAACCGACGGCAAGCACATGCTGGTGGAGCCGATGCGCGGCAAGCGAGGAGTGAACCCTGACACGTGAGCAGTGATCCGTGAGCGGTGACACGTGATAGGCCACGGGCCAGGTGTCGTGAGTCACGCCTCACGGATCACGTGTCACTCCTCATCTCGAAGACCACCATGACGCTGGCGCTCACCGTGATCTGCCCCGGGGCCAGGCTTCCCATCACGTCCCCGCCCTCGCCCACCTGCTGGATCACGTTCTGGGCCATTGACGAGCCCCATCCGTACCCCCACCAGGAGCTGTAAGGAGACCACCAGCGGCTGTATTCCTCCCGGATTTCCTTGGGCTCGCCTACCCGCTGCCCCAGCTCGGCGCATAGGGCCTCCGCCTTCTCCCGAGCGGCATTCACTGCCAGGGCCCGGGCCTGATCCCGGTAACGACGCAGCTCGGTGGTGCGGAACTCGACCCCGTGCACGTGGGTGGCCCCCGCCTCCAGAGACTGGGAGAGGAAGCTCTCGAACAGCGCCAGGTCGCTCAGTGTCACCACCACGGTCTTGCGCACGAAGTACCCGATGAAGTCCACCTTCTCATAGCCATCGCGATACCGGGGTTCGATGTGTAGGAACTCGGTCTGGACGTGACGCGACTCAATGCCGCTGTCCTCGGCCAGCGCCAGCAGCCGCTGCACGATCTCATCGTTCTCGCTCTTGGCCCTCCCCAGGTTCTTGTCCCAGGTCTCCACCCCCAGCATCAACACTACTTCGTCAGGCACGACCCGAACCTCGGCGTCGCCAGTGACGGTCACCGTGCCGGGAGAGTCTGGTTGGGCCGCAGCCGGCAGCGCCCGCGGGGCGTAGCCGACGATGAGCAGGGCCGCGACCAGGATCATTGCTGCCACACTCGTCGCTCGTCTCACCTTCCTACCTCCGTATTGCCTCCCGCACGGGCCGCGGACCGGCGGGGAGCGCACAAGCGTATCAGCCCAGTCGGTAGAACTCCTCCCCGTTCTCCAGCATGATGGCCGAGGCGACC
This region includes:
- a CDS encoding SIMPL domain-containing protein (The SIMPL domain is named for its presence in mouse protein SIMPL (signalling molecule that associates with mouse pelle-like kinase). Bacterial member BP26, from Brucella, was shown to assemble into a channel-like structure, while YggE from E. coli has been associated with resistance to oxidative stress.), with the translated sequence MRRATSVAAMILVAALLIVGYAPRALPAAAQPDSPGTVTVTGDAEVRVVPDEVVLMLGVETWDKNLGRAKSENDEIVQRLLALAEDSGIESRHVQTEFLHIEPRYRDGYEKVDFIGYFVRKTVVVTLSDLALFESFLSQSLEAGATHVHGVEFRTTELRRYRDQARALAVNAAREKAEALCAELGQRVGEPKEIREEYSRWWSPYSSWWGYGWGSSMAQNVIQQVGEGGDVMGSLAPGQITVSASVMVVFEMRSDT